The sequence below is a genomic window from Desulfobulbus oligotrophicus.
GCGCTGATGACCAGGATGAAGAGGCCATTAACAAACGACACAATATCTACTACGATGAAACAACCGGCACCATGGCTGCAGTCAACTACTTTAAAAATCTGCCCGGTGCCCCGGTGATCTCTGTTGATGGTTCCAAAACCATCAAAGAGGTCTCTGAACTTATCATGAAGGAACTGCCCTAAAACGTCACGATACCTGGTTGACAACAAAAACGTTCCGGTACCTGAGGTGCTGGAACGTTTTTTTGTTTGACAGGCACTGGTTTTCCTTTATGGTTGAAGACATGAAAACACTGCTGTCAACAAATCTGATCTACTCCATCATGGCAAAGGAAGCCTTTGTCAAAGAGGCTGCCGACGATATCCTCCGTCTGACCGAATGGATTCGCGAGGTCTTTGAAGATGGCGGCAAACTGCTGATCTTCGGCAACGGCGGCAGTGCTGCAGATGCTCAGCATCTGGCTGCTGAATTTGTCAACCGCTTTCTTATCAACAGGCGCCCCCTGCCGGCCCTGGCCTTAACGACAGACACCTCGATCCTGACCTCCATTGCCAACGACTTCTCCTATGACCTGGTTTTTGTCAAGCAGATACAGGCGCTTGGAAAACCAGAAGATTTGGCGCTCGGCATCTCCACCTCCGGCAACTCGGTCAACGTTGTTAAAGCCATGGAAACAGCCCGGGCAATCGGCATGAAAACCGTTGCCTTCACCGGCGGCACAACCCGTCCCGGAGGAGACCTGGCCGCTGTCTGCGACCTGGTCCTCAATGTGCCGTCAGACTCCACACCACATATCCAGGAGACCCACCTCTGGCTGGAACACGTCATCTGCGAGATTGTTGAAAAGCAGATGTTCGGCACCACTTAAACTCCACCGCACCCTCAAGGCTCCCCAACTTGCGATATACCCATGGCATTCTACCCAGAACCCCTTGATTTAAGTGGTTTACACACCTATTCAGTCTTCGGTCGCCACTCTAAAGTCAGTGTCAATGACTTTGCCTCGCCTGTCAGACCGGGTATGACTGTGCGCCAGTTACTCTCCAGCCTGCCTGCCCAGCTGGCCGGCGCTGATTTTCCTGATCTGGTCAACCGCATCGTCACCGCTCGCAAACATGGACGCCCGCTGCTTCTGGGTATGGGGGCACATGTGATCAAGGTCGGACTCAACCCGATCCTGATCGACC
It includes:
- a CDS encoding D-sedoheptulose-7-phosphate isomerase gives rise to the protein MKTLLSTNLIYSIMAKEAFVKEAADDILRLTEWIREVFEDGGKLLIFGNGGSAADAQHLAAEFVNRFLINRRPLPALALTTDTSILTSIANDFSYDLVFVKQIQALGKPEDLALGISTSGNSVNVVKAMETARAIGMKTVAFTGGTTRPGGDLAAVCDLVLNVPSDSTPHIQETHLWLEHVICEIVEKQMFGTT